In Eubalaena glacialis isolate mEubGla1 chromosome 12, mEubGla1.1.hap2.+ XY, whole genome shotgun sequence, the sequence CAGCTCAAAATTGCatcctttaaaaagtattttccaatgtctcttccttctctcctccccatctTCAGCTCCCACCCCTGACTTGGAGGATAAAATTATGCTCCCTATGTGTTCCTGGTGCTTAGTAGTCCGCTTGGTACACAGTAGATGCTTAGTATATATTTTTGAACTGTGTTGGTAATATCTAATTAATTTGGCAgtagatattattaaaatattttgatattactGTTACTTCAGCTCTTTCTAAGTTCTCTCCTCTCTGATTTCCTATTGCACAGTTTGGCATTGTTGTTCTCTGACAGTTTCATAtatattagttttgtttttcttttattccagttATTAATAAATTGTGAGCTCTTAGGGATGGGGACAATTTCTTTTACTGGGTCGGCACCTTCCATCCCACTCCCATGCCCCTTCAGACTTAAGACGATTCTCATACTTCCTAAATATTTGTTGGTTTTGAGCCTATTTTGAGATATTAGCttatattttctcctatattttcccTACCCTTCATTTTATCCCATTCAGGAAGGCAGTTGGCCCAAACTTCATTGCCTCAGGGAAGAGTTGAGGCCAGGTGTGAAGCAGGAGTAGAGCATCAGCCATTGTGGGGTTTTCCCCAAAGGCCTAAACACTAAGTTGAATGGAGAAAGTTTGGAGAGGGAAATAAAGAATGGGACTCCCAGGTATAGACAGAGCAAGTGGAGAAAGCAGGCAATTGTCAGGTCCCCCTTTCACTGCTTccagcttaaaaaataataataataatgacgtGATGGAGAATGTggagaggagacagagacagTTCTGGGGGTCCAGGAAAGGTGTGGACTCAGGTTCTGCCTGCAAGGCACAATTCCAAAGTAGTGGCAAACCTTCAAAGAGGAATGGATAGAGAGCGATGGTGGGTTTGACTGTGAGAGACCCTGTGGTGGATCGTTCTCTACATTGGGTGTTTGTGGGGAACATTCCATATGAGGCTACTGAACAGCAATTAAAGGACATCTTTTCTGAGGTTGGAcctgttgttagtttcaggttggTATATGATAGGGAGACAGGAAAGCCAAAAGGTTGTGGCTTCTGTGAATACCAAGACCAGGAGACAGCACTTAGTGCCGTGCGAAACCTAAATGGGTGTGAATTCAGTGGGAGAGCACTTCGAGTGGACAATGCTgccagcaaagagaacaaagaagagcTGAAGAGCCTTGGCACTGGTGTCCCTGTCATTGAGTCACCTTATGGAGAGACCATCCTGAGGATGGTCTGAGGATGCCCCTGAGTCCTGAGGATGCCCCTGAGTCCATTAGCAAAGCAGTTGCCAGTCTTCCACCAGAACAGATGTTTGAGCTGATGAAACAAATGAAGCTCTGTGTCCAGAATAGTCCTCAGGAAGCACGGAACATGTTGCTTCAGAACCCTCAACTGGCTTATGCTTTGCTACAAGCCCAGGTAGTGATGAGAACTGTGGATCCAGAAATTCCCTTGAAAATTCTGCGTCGCCAGACAAATATCCCAACACTGATTGCAGGCAACCCTCAGACAGTCCACAGCGCTGGACCTGGCTCAGGATCCAATGTGTCGATAAACCAACAGAATTCTCAGGCCCCTCAGGCCCAGTCTTTGAGTGGAATGCATGTCAATGGCGCACCTCCTCTGATGCAAGCTTCTCTGCAGGCTGGAGTTGCAGCACCAGGGCAGATACCAGCGACCGTAACAGGACCTGGCCCTGGTTCCTTAGCGCCTGGAGGAGGAATGCAGGCCCAGGTTGGAATGCCAGGGAGTGGACCAGTGTCCATGGAGTGGGACAAGTGCCGATGCAAGACCCCAGAGCAGCTATGCAGCGTGGGCCCTTGCCTGCCAACGTCCCAACTCCTCGAGGTCTGTTGGGAAACGCTCCAAATGACCCATGCAGAGGCACTTTCCTTTCTGTAACTGGAGAGGTAGAGCCTAGAGGTTACCTGGGACCACCTTTTCAGGGTCTGCCCATGCACCATGTCCCTGGCCCTGACAGCTGCGGCCCACCCCCACATGAGATGAGAGGAGGGCCATTAGCTGAGCCCAGACCTCTAACGGCAGAGCCAAGAGGACCCATGCTAGATCAGAGGGGTACACCATTGGATGGCAGAGGTGGAAGAGATCCCCGAGGCATAGATGCACGAGGTATGGAGGCACGAGCCATGGAGGCCCGTGCAGTGGAAGTCAGAGGGATTGAGGCCAGAAGCATGGATACAAGGGGCCCAGTCCCAGGCCCTAGAGGCCGTATACTTTGTGGAATCCAGGTCTCAGTCCAATTAACATGGGGGCAGTTGGCCCCCAGGGATCCAGACATGTCGCAGTCATGCAAGGAGTGAGCATTCAGGGTGGAGGCCAGCCTGGTGGCTTTAGTCCTGGCCAGAACCAAGTCACAACACAGGACCATGAGAAGGCTGCTTTGATCATGCAGGTTCCTCAACTAACTGCAGACCAGATTGCCAAGCTTCCTCCTGAGCAGAGGCAGAGtatcctgatcttaaaggaacaaATACAGATGCCTACTGGAGcgccttaaaatattttcaaaactacCTGGCGACAAATCTGAAAATTAATTCCATAACTTGGTTGAAGTGTTGCAAAAAGATGATTTCTGCATCCTACCCTTTGAATGACTCAAATTGGTGCCAGGTGGGGGACTCCCATCACCTTCTCTCAGAACAAAATcagttcattctgttttcttagttTATATGTTTTCTGTGACTTGAAATAAACTTTGAACACAATTTTAATATACTGCAGATTGATATACATGACCTTTTTCCTTTTAGAAGGCTGAACACCAAGGGTGAAACCTTACATGTGTTTTCTACCCTTACTGCagtattgtactttttttttttttttaacatctttattggagtataattgctttacaatggtgtgttactttctgctttataacaaagtgaatctgttatacatatacatatatccccatatctcttccctcttgcatctccctccctcccaccctccctatcccacccctctagatggtcacaaagcactgagctgatctctctgtgctatgcagctccttcccactagctatctattttacatttggtagtgtatatatgtccatgccactctctcactttctcccagcttacccttccccctccccatatcctcaagtccattctctagtaggtctgtgtctttattcccgtcttgcccctaggttcttcatgaccatttttttcttttttttagattccatttatatgtgttagcatacggtatttgtttttctctttctgacttacttcactctgtatgacagactctaggtccatccacctcactacgaataactcaatttcgtttctttttatggctaatattccattgtatatatgtgccacatcttctttatccattcatctgttgatggacacttgggttgcttccatgttctggctatggtaaatagagctgcaatgaacattttggtacatgactgtttagaattatggttttctcagggtatatgccaggtagtgggaatgctgggtcgtatggtagttctatttttagttttttaaggaacctccatactgttctccatagtggctgtatcaatttacattcccaccaacagtgcaagagggttcccttttctccacaccctctccagcatttattgtttctagattttttgatgatggccattctgactggtgtgagatgatatctcattgtagttttgatttgcatttctctaatgattaatgatgttgagcactctttcatgtgtttgttggtaagcTGTAtaacttcttcagagaaatgtctatttagatcttccgcccatttttggattgggttgtttgtttttttgatattgagctgcatgagctgcttgtaaattttggagattaatcctttgtcagttgcttcatttgcaaatattttttcccattcagagggttgtcttttggtcttgtttatggtttcctttgctgtgcaaaagcttttaagtttcattaggtcccatttgttcatttttgtttttatttccatttctctaggaggtgggtcaaaaaggatcttgctgtgatttatgtcatagagtgttctgcctttgttttcctctaagagtttaatactgtctggccttacatttaggtctttaatccattttgagtttatttttgtgtatgatgttagggagtgttctaatgtcattcttttacatgtagctgtccagttttcccagcaccacttattgaagaggctgtcttttctccactgtacattcttgcctcctttgtcaaagataaggtgaccatatgtgcatgggtttatctctgggctttctatcctgttccactgatctatatttctgtttttgtgccagtaccatactgtcttgattactgtagctttgtagtatagtctgaagtcagggagtctgattcctccagctccgtttttctttcccaagattgctttggctattcggggtcttttgtgtttccatacaaattgtgaaattttttgttctagttctgtgaaaaatgccagtggtagtttgatagggattgcattgaatctgtagattgctttgggaagtatagtcattttcacaatgttgattcttccaatccaagaacatggtatatctctccatctattagtatcatctttaatttctgtcatcagtgtcttataatttttgcatacaggtcttttgtctccttaggtagctttattcctagatattttattctttttgttgcaatggtaaatgggagggttttcttaatttcattttcagattttttatcattcgtgtataggaatgcaagagatttctgtgcattaattttgtatcctgctactttaccaaattcattgattagctctagtagttttctggtgtgatctttaggattctctgtgtatagttacatgtcatctgcaaacagtgacagttttacttcttcttttctggtttggattccttttatttcattttattctctgactgctatggctaaaacttccaaaactatgttgaataatactggtgagagtggacaaccttgtcttgttcctgatcttagaggaaacggtttcagtttttcaccattgagaatgatgttggctatgggtttgtcatatatggcctttattatgttgaggtaagttccctctatgcctactttctggagggtttttatcataaatgggtgttgaattttgtcgaaagctttctctgcatctattgagatgatcatatggtttttctccttcagtttgttaatatggtgtatcatggtgattgatttgcgtatattgaagaatctttgcattcctgggataaaccccacttgatcatagtgtatgatccttttaatgtgctgttggattctgtttgctagtattctgttgaggatttttgcatctatgttcatcagtgatattggcctgtagttttctttctttgtgacatctctgtctggttttggtatcagagtgatggtggcctcatagaatgagtttgggagtgttcctgcctctgctatgctttggaagagtttgagaaggataggtgttagctcttctctaaatgtttgatagaattcgcctgtgaagccatctgttcctgggcttttgtttgttggaagatttttaatcacagtttcaatttcagtgcttgtgattggtctgttcatattttctttcttcctggttcagtctcagaaggttgtgcatttctaagaatttgtccatttcttccaggttgtccattttattgccttttAGTTGCTTtcagtagtctctcatgatcctttgtatttctgcagtgtcagttgttacttctcctttctcagttctaattctattgatttgagtcttcttttttttcttgatgagtctggctaatggtttatcaattttgtttatcttctcaaagaaccagttttagttttactgatctttgttattgtttccttcatttctttttcatttatttctgatctgatctttatgatttctttccttctgctaactttggggttttttggttcttctttctctaattgctttaggtgtaaggttaggttgtttatttgagatgtttcttatttcttaaggtaggattgtattgctataaacttccctcttagaactgcttttgctgcgtcccataggttttgggtcgtcatgtttccattgccatttgtttccaggtattttttgatttcctctttgatttcttcagtgatctgttggttattaagtagtgtgttgtttagcctccatgtgtttgtgttttttacagattttttcctgtaattgatatctagtctcatagcattgtggtcggaaaagatacttgatacggtttcaattttcttaaatttatcaaggcttgatttgtgacccaagatatgatctatcctggagaatgttccatgagcccttgagaagaaagtgtattctgttgtttttgggtgtactgtcctataaatgtcaattaagtcaatcttgtttactgtatcatttaaagcttgtgtttccttatttattttcattttggatcatatgtccattggtgaaagtgcggttttaaagtcccctactatgattgtgttactgtcgatttccccttttatggctgttagcatttgccttatgtattgaggtgctcctgtattgggtgtaTAAACAtttccaattgttatatcttcttcttggattgatcccttgattattatgtagtgtccttctttgtgtcttgtaatagtctttattttaaagtctattttgtttgatataagaattgctactccagctttcttttgatttccatttgcatggaatatctttttccatcccctccctttcagtctgtatgtgtccctaggtctgaagtgggtctcttgtagacagcatatatatgggtcttgtttttgtatccattcagccagtctatgtcttttggttggagcatttaatccatttacatttaaggtaattattgatatgtatgttcctattaccattttcttaattgttttggatttgatattgtaggtgttttccttctcttgtgcttcctgcctagagaagttcctttagcatttgttgtaaagctggtttggtggtgctgaattctctgagcttttgcttgtctgtaaaagttttaatttctccatcaaatctgaatgagatccttgctgggtagagtaatcttggttgtaggtttttccctttcatcactttaactatgtcctgccactcccttctggtttgcagagtttctgctgaaagattgctgttaaccttatggggatccccttgtatgttatttgttgtttttcccttgttgcttttaatattttttctttgtttttaatttttgatagtttgattaatatgtgtcttggcatgtttctccttggatttatcctgtatgggactctctgtgcttcctgggcttgattaacaatttcctttcccatattagggaagttttcaactgtaatctcttcaaatattttctcagtccctttctttttctcttcttcttctgggacccctataattcgaatgttggtgcctctaatgttgtcccagaggtctctgagactgtcctcagttcttttcattcttttttctttgttctgctctgcagtagttatttccactattttatcttccaggtcacttattcgttcttctgcctcagttattctgctattgattccttctggagtattttaaatttcatttattgtgttattcatcacagtttgtttgctctttagttcttctaggtccttgttaaacgtttcttgtattttctccattctatttccaagattttggatcatctttactatcattattctgaattctttttcaggaagactgcctatttcatcttcatttgttaggtctggtgggtttttaccttgctccttcatctgctgtgtgtttctgtgtcttctcattttgcttaacttactgtgtttggggtctccttttgcaggttgcaggttcgtagttcccgttgtttttggtgtctgcccccagtggctaaggttggttcagtgagttgtgtatgcttactggtggaggggactagtgcctgtattctgg encodes:
- the LOC133102417 gene encoding LOW QUALITY PROTEIN: cleavage stimulation factor subunit 2-like (The sequence of the model RefSeq protein was modified relative to this genomic sequence to represent the inferred CDS: inserted 2 bases in 2 codons; deleted 2 bases in 1 codon) — encoded protein: MVGLTVRDPVVDRSLHWVFVGNIPYEATEQQLKDIFSEVGPVVSFRLVYDRETGKPKGCGFCEYQDQETALSAVRNLNGCEFSGRALRVDNAASKENKEELKSLGTGVPVIESPYGETIEDGLRMPLSPEDAPESISKAVASLPPEQMFELMKQMKLCVQNSPQEARNMLLQNPQLAYALLQAQVVMRTVDPEIPLKILRRQTNIPTLIAGNPQTVHSAGPGSGSNVSINQQNSQAPQAQSLSGMHVNGAPPLMQASLQAGVAAPGQIPATVTGPGPGSLAPGGGMQAQVGMPGSGPVSMEXGQVPMQDPRAAMQRGPLPANVPTPRGLLGNAPNDPCRGTFLSVTGEVEPRGYLGPPFQGLPMHHVPGPDSCGPPPHEMRGGPLAEPRPLTAEPRGPMLDQRGTPLDGRGGRDPRGIDARGMEARAMEARAVEVRGIEARSMDTRGPVPGPRGRILCGIXGLSPINMGAVGPQGSRHVAVMQGVSIQGGGQPGGFSPGQNQVTTQDHEKAALIMQVPQLTADQIAKLPPEQRQSILILKEQIQMPTGAP